In Pararge aegeria chromosome 5, ilParAegt1.1, whole genome shotgun sequence, one DNA window encodes the following:
- the LOC120624014 gene encoding N-acetylglucosamine-6-phosphate deacetylase, translating to MKENSIIRIHDCYILRDGKIIKEDLWIRNGVIVNPEQIFYVEQAEADHTIKAFENLLIAPGFIDIQINGGWGIDFSYDSDNVEHGVKTVAKKLLAHGVTSFCPTMVTSDKDKYAKILPKIKKAQGGPEGATVLGVHLEGPFISLAKKGAHADEYIRNPDKGLESLEEVYGSLDNVNIVTIAPELPGALDAIKGLTKKGIKVALGHSSASLAEGEDGVKSGANLITHLFNAMLPFHHRDPGLVGLLASTTERQVYYGIISDGIHTHPAALRIACRTNRDGLVLVSDAFAAQGLADGTYRIGPMAVSVDNGRAYVAGTKTLCGSTTALDECVKTFKESTDCTLEYALQTASLHPAKALGIDHKKGNLNFGCDADFVVLHPKTLKVMSTWINGEMVFVDEEISITNIQLNAKNLTR from the exons atgaaggAAAACTCGATAATTCGTATTCACGACTGTTATATATTGCGTgatggtaaaataattaaagaagaCCTCTGGATACGAAATGGTGTTATCGTAAACCCcgaacaaatattttatgtagaaCAGGCTGAGGCTGACCACACAATAAAAGCATTCGAAAATTTACTAATAGCACCCGGATTTATAGATATTCAAATAAACG GAGGGTGGGGAATTGACTTCTCGTATGATTCTGATAATGTTGAGCATGGCGTAAAAACAGTTGCAAAGAAGTTATTAGCCCATGGTGTGACTTCATTTTGTCCAACTATGGTTACATCAGACAAAGATAAATATGCAAAGATTCTGCCCAAGATCAAAAAAGCACAAGGTGGTCCAGAGGGTGCAACTGTGCTTGGTGTTCATCTTGAAGGACCATTCATTAGTCTAGCTAAGAAAGGTGCACATGCAGATGAATATATTAGAAATCCTGACAAA GGTTTAGAATCACTTGAGGAGGTGTATGGATCACTAGACAATGTTAACATTGTCACTATAGCTCCCGAGCTACCTGGCGCATTGGATGCTATAAAGGGACTCACAAAAAAGGGCATCAAAGTTGCTCTAGGACATTCCTCTGCTAGTCTCGCCGAGGGAGAGGACGGTGTCAAGAGCGGCGCGAATTTAATAACTCATCTATTTAACGCCATGTTACCA TTCCATCACCGGGACCCTGGTTTGGTAGGTCTGTTGGCATCCACAACAGAACGACAAGTCTATTATGGAATAATATCTGATGGTATACACACTCATCCAGCTGCACTCAGAATAGCCTGTAGAACTAATCGTGATG GTTTGGTGCTGGTCAGCGATGCGTTTGCAGCCCAAGGTCTTGCAGATGGTACTTACCGCATAGGCCCCATGGCTGTGAGCGTTGACAATGGAAGAGCCTACGTGGCTGGTACAAAAACTCTATGCGGTAGTACCACCGCGCTGGACGAATGTGTGAAAACTTTTAAGGAATCTAcag ATTGTACATTAGAGTACGCTTTACAAACTGCCTCACTCCACCCAGCTAAGGCTTTGGGCATCGATCATAAAAAAGGGAATTTGAATTTTGGCTGCGACGCCGACTTCGTGGTACTGCACCCTAAAACACTGAAGGTGATGTCTACATGGATAAACGGGGAAATGGTTTTTGTCGACGAAGAGATATCGATTACAAATATTCAGTTAAACGCTAAAAATTTGACTAGATAG
- the LOC120623935 gene encoding uncharacterized protein K02A2.6-like: MPIGKIEPFDLTSKQWPAYIRRVKQFIVLNEIRDELQVPMLITVVGEATYALMCDLCAPDHPENKSFDTLTELVTNHLEPQRSEIAERHVFRQRRQRPDESLTEYLQHLKHLAVTCNFGTRLEEDLRDQFVSGLASDVMRSRIFAEKSLDYKKAVELALALEAAERHAGVSGGEMPASAGQAGEGLHAARSQRTRALRPGGGDAGAACDGAGASGGGGGGASGGGGGGAASAAAAACWRCGRRHRGRCRFANYTCDECHQRGHIKVMCKSVRKSEVKCQSFISESSDEDFFNIDIITQGNKPYYLKVKVEDSFLEVEIDTGSRISAINEECYEKLFKHKEIVKDNLILRSYSGSRIDSLGYILVRVQLKSVISKDLRLYIIQGGNRPLLGRDWLRALKITQININEIIEEDQFVTRLSKEFPEVFSEKRGTCNRKLQLQLTDSTGVYVRARAVPLALRERVERELARLESDGTIYRVDHSDFGTPIVPVVKSNGDIRICGDYKITINPKLKRDYYPLPRIDELFTNLSNGEEYSKIDLRHAYEQVLLEESSQKYTAITTHIGTFIYRRTPYGLSCVPEKFQKLMEETLRGVPGTVVFLDDICVTGQNRQAHLNNLRAVLERLRQAGLTVKLNKCNFLQKNVNYLGFVIDKEGLHPDSEKLKAIHAIPTPKDVTQLKSFLGLINYYGRFIPNLSTILYPLHALLKRKNQWNWDLHCDTAFKSAKKALLGKRVLAHYEEGRPLVLSVDSSAYGIGAVLAHRYEDGQERPVSCASRTLNEAEKKYSQLDKEALAIYFGITKHHQFLFGRHFVLKTDHKPLTFIFGNNNGIPQTAASRLQRWAVRLAGYDFSIEFVRSKNNGPADALSRLPILHEQSRTHPAQQVTYTNLLEEMLPVNFKQIANESQKDSVLCKIIKYVMFGWPASVVSNEEKAYFIRKSEICVDLGCLMYKYRVIIPSGLRKTVLRELHEGHLGMNKMKNISRNYVYWPNIDNDIEELCRSCPACRHVRDAPARAPLHPWEFPQHPWQRLHADFADCGGKRYLIIVDAHSKWIEVVEMLKTTASVTINSLRSVFARFGLPCQLVTDNGPPFLSEEFKTYCLKNCIKHTTSTPYRPQGNGEAENAVKTVKKIIKRAKYEREDISVALNRFLFQYRNCDHATTKVSPAVALLGHRLRSRLDALRPDVTSTVREEQDKQRARSTGCNRAFGIGEAVLVRDYTKRTGKWSEGLISEQTGPVSYKVKVGNGTEWRRHQDQLAPLKNNNNRYSLSRASQPEGKNSTSGANVESDTETPSVGQPSQIKEAKEHSDHEDAQEASVSVESVPFPLPVGNPPVPGASARALRAYERYNNLSNN, encoded by the coding sequence ATGCCGATCGGCAAAATCGAACCTTTCGATTTAACCTCGAAACAATGGCCGGCTTACATACGACGGGTCAAGCAATTTATTGTCCTAAATGAGATTAGAGATGAACTTCAGGTGCCGATGTTAATTACTGTGGTAGGTGAAGCGACATATGCGTTGATGTGTGACCTGTGTGCGCCGGACCACCCAGAGAATAAGTCTTTCGATACCCTTACCGAGCTGGTCACAAACCATCTGGAGCCGCAACGTTCCGAGATAGCCGAGAGACATGTTTTTCGACAAAGACGGCAGCGACCAGACGAAAGCTTGACTGAATATTTGCAGCACCTGAAGCATTTAGCAGTCACGTGTAATTTCGGTACAAGATTAGAAGAGGACCTCCGAGATCAATTTGTCTCGGGTTTAGCGAGTGACGTCATGCGATCTCGAATATTTGCCGAAAAAAGTTTGGACTACAAAAAGGCAGTGGAGCTAGCTCTGGCATTAGAGGCGGCCGAGAGGCACGCGGGGGTAAGCGGCGGCGAGATGCCAGCGAGCGCCGGGCAGGCGGGCGAGGGCCTGCATGCGGCGCGCAGCCAGCGGACGCGCGCGCTGCGCCCGGGCGGCGGCGACGCAGGCGCGGCATGCGACGGCGCTGGCGCaagcggcggcggcggcggcggcgcgagcggcggcggcggcggcggcgcggcgagCGCTGCGGCGGCGGCTTGCTGGCGCTGCGGCCGCAGGCATCGCGGGCGGTGCCGGTTCGCTAATTATACCTGCGACGAGTGCCACCAGCGCGGGCACATCAAGGTCATGTGCAAAAGTGTGCGTAAAAGTGAGGTGAAGTGTCAAAGTTTTATCAGTGAGAGTTCGGATGAggacttttttaatattgacaTTATTACTCAAGGTAACAagccatattatttaaaagtaaaggtAGAAGATAGTTTTTTAGAAGTCGAAATCGACACGGGTAGCCGAATATCGGCCATTAACGAAGAATGTTACGAGaaactatttaaacataaagaGATTGTGaaagataatttaattttgcgcAGTTACTCGGGGTCACGTATTGATTCCCTCGGATATATATTAGTACGGGTACAACTTAAGTCGGTTATTAGTAAAGATTTGCGGTTGTATATTATTCAAGGCGGTAATAGGCCTTTGCTCGGTAGGGACTGGCTCCGCGCTTTAAAGATAacgcaaataaatattaacgaaATAATAGAGGAGGATCAATTTGTGACCCGTTTGTCCAAGGAATTTCCAGAGGTATTTAGTGAGAAGCGGGGAACTTGTAACCGAAAGCTACAATTACAGCTCACAGATAGTACCGGAGTGTATGTACGGGCGCGCGCTGTACCGCTGGCGCTTCGCGAACGCGTCGAAAGGGAACTCGCACGGCTCGAGTCCGACGGTACGATTTACCGCGTCGATCATTCCGATTTTGGTACACCGATCGTGCCGGTAGTCAAAAGTAATGGAGATATCCGAATTTGTGGGGATTACAAAATAACGATTAATCCTAAACTAAAAAGAGATTACTATCCATTGCCTCGTATTGACGAGTTATTTACCAATTTAAGCAATGGCGAGGAATATAGTAAAATTGACCTTCGCCACGCCTACGAGCAGGTCCTTCTAGAAGAAAGTTCTCAAAAGTATACCGCAATCACGACACATATCGGAACGTTTATATACCGCCGGACGCCGTACGGATTATCGTGCGTACCTGAAAAATTCCAAAAGTTAATGGAAGAGACCTTACGGGGGGTACCAGGTACGGTAGTTTTTCTCGATGACATATGTGTGACGGGTCAGAATAGACAGGCACATCTGAACAATCTGCGAGCTGTATTGGAGCGATTACGGCAGGCCGGCctaacagttaaattaaacaaatgtaattttttacagaaaaatgtAAACTATCTGGGCTTTGTAATAGATAAGGAGGGCTTACACCCCGATTCTGAGAAGCTGAAGGCGATTCACGCAATCCCAACGCCCAAAGATGTGACGCaacttaaaagttttttggGCCTAATTAATTATTACGGTAGATTTATCCCAAATCTAAGTACAATTTTGTATCCGCTGCATGCgctgttaaaaagaaaaaatcaatGGAATTGGGATTTGCATTGCGACACCGCCTTTAAATCGGCCAAAAAGGCTTTGCTAGGCAAGCGTGTATTGGCCCACTACGAGGAAGGGCGACCGCTCGTGCTATCAGTAGACAGCAGTGCTTACGGAATCGGGGCCGTGCTAGCCCATCGCTACGAAGACGGACAGGAACGGCCTGTCAGCTGTGCGTCCCGCACACTTAACGAGGCTGAGAAAAAATACAGTCAATTAGATAAAGAAGCTTTAGCAATATATTTTGGTATAACAAAACATCATCAGTTTTTATTTGGTAGACATTTCGTATTAAAAACGGACCATAAACCGTTAACGTTTATATTCGGTAATAATAATGGTATTCCCCAAACAGCGGCAAGTAGGTTACAGCGATGGGCCGTGCGACTGGCGGGTTACGATTTTTCGATCGAGTTTGTACGATCGAAAAACAATGGGCCCGCAGACGCATTATCGCGTCTACCGATTTTGCACGAGCAATCGCGCACACACCCTGCCCAACAAGTAACTTATACTAACTTACTTGAGGAAATGCTACCGGTTAACTTTAAACAGATTGCTAATGAATCTCAGAAAGATTCcgtattatgtaaaataataaaatatgtaatgttcGGTTGGCCGGCGTCTGTCGTTAGTAATGAAGAGAAGGCATATTTTATTCGTAAAAGCGAAATTTGCGTGGATTTGGGATGCCTGATGTATAAGTACAGGGTGATCATCCCATCGGGATTAAGGAAAACAGTCCTGAGAGAACTACACGAGGGACACCTTGGgatgaataaaatgaaaaatatttcgcGAAATTATGTATATTGGCCGAATATAGACAATGACATCGAAGAGCTATGCCGCTCGTGCCCTGCTTGCCGGCACGTGCGGGATGCACCAGCTCGCGCCCCCTTGCATCCCTGGGAGTTTCCTCAGCATCCGTGGCAACGTTTACACGCGGACTTCGCGGATTGCGGTGGTAAGCGGTACCTCATTATAGTCGATGCACACTCTAAGTGGATAGAGGTTGTTGAGATGTTAAAAACAACCGCTAGTGTGACAATTAACTCTTTAAGATCCGTTTTTGCGCGATTTGGTCTCCCTTGCCAATTAGTGACAGACAACGGCCCTCCCTTCCTCTCAGAGGAGTTCAAGACGTATTGCCTTAAGAACTGTATTAAACACACGACATCAACACCCTATCGACCTCAAGGAAATGGTGAGGCGGAAAACGCGGTTAAGACggtgaagaaaataataaagcgAGCTAAATATGAAAGGGAGGACATATCAGTGGCATTAAACAGATTTCTGTTCCAATACCGAAATTGTGATCATGCGACCACTAAGGTTTCACCCGCCGTGGCTTTACTAGGTCATAGACTAAGGAGCAGGTTGGATGCCTTGCGGCCAGACGTTACTTCAACTGTCCGCGAGGAACAGGATAAGCAGAGAGCTAGGAGCACAGGGTGTAATAGGGCATTCGGCATAGGCGAAGCGGTACTGGTACGCGATTATACCAAAAGAACGGGGAAATGGTCTGAGGGTTTAATTTCGGAGCAAACGGGGCCAGTATCATATAAAGTCAAAGTGGGTAACGGAACGGAGTGGCGCAGACATCAAGACCAGCTTGCTCCgcttaagaataataataataggtattccTTGTCTCGTGCTAGCCAACCGGAGGGGAAAAATAGTACTAGCGGTGCCAATGTCGAAAGCGACACCGAAACACCCAGTGTTGGTCAGCCATCCCAGATAAAGGAAGCAAAAGAGCATTCCGATCATGAGGATGCGCAGGAGGCATCAGTTTCTGTGGAATCGGTCCCTTTTCCGCTTCCTGTGGGAAACCCTCCAGTGCCGGGTGCTTCGGCGCGCGCTTTGAGAGCATACGAACGTTATAATAACCTAAGTAATAATTAG
- the LOC120623824 gene encoding brain tumor protein-like isoform X2, translating to MEELNGELFGDGLVSLGDEGSLESTDSGKQEQNCKICDNKLCSPRVLSCLHVFCEACIDKLMVNEAGDSLKFDLAVECPLCKQETKMPGGGAMSLPSDYVLTNILDVSSMDQSVVCTCCKSKEPAVARCTDCSHFLCANCNSAHEFMRCFENHRVVPFDALRSSKEKAAVHKPIFCTRHAGESLKFYCCECEVGACSECLTHDHKVGEHRCERIVDAEPNLRAELRTFIVEANSRAVAAGCASVKIDDALGDLQRQRDDAENIINEAFHAYKSALERRREKALEELERLHKERELKVMDLFDRVDKTVQRIDCACKFAARLLRRGDGTEIVMLKKTVASQFTRLLEGAPEFDVDFSLEFVTKMEKFDSITEESFGTFRTEATRAEEMKRASESSAIVSVTSNSHSPAISVTNAPVFDDYPLGNVRRVTGVSVGSLVGVPGVGGVPTIGVPGVGAVTGVGAVPNTGVLPGVVNVNSVGAVTGVGGVPTMPSMVEYNLQQLASIAEKDVPPPPHASPAPPFTLAELLAGDLNSPQAYNNLQALAKLGLNADVNGFGGVGGVGNIGGVGPRGVSPGRPLLTPAEEAALVAPPAPLVRANKATPMHIRFKFGQLGGGKGQFNSPHGFCLGNDEDIIVADTNNHRITVFDKSGNHKFNFGVAGKEEGQLWYPRKVAVVRATGKFVVCDRGNERSRMQIFTKNGHFLKKIAVRFIDIVAGLAVTAEGLIVAVDSVTPTVFILSEEGDLMSWFDCSECMREPSDIAISGKEFYVCDFKGHCVVVFDDEGRFLRRIGCENVTNFPNGIDVSDAGDVLIGDSHGNKFHVAVFSRDGALVTEFECPYVKVSRCCGLKITSEGYIVTLAKNNHHVLVLNTLYIV from the exons ATGGAAGAATTAAACGGCGAGCTTTTTGGGGATGGACTTGTTAGTCTGGGAGATGAGGGGTCTTTGGAGTCTACCGATAGTGGAAAACAAgaacaaaattgtaaaatttgcGA caATAAATTATGCAGTCCCCGTGTATTGTCATGCCTTCATGTATTCTGTGAAGCATGTATTGATAAACTGATGGTTAACGAAGCTGGGGATTCGCTTAAATTTGATTTGGCTGTTGAGTGTCCTCTGTGCAAACAAGAAACTAAG ATGCCTGGAGGAGGAGCAATGTCACTTCCATCAGACTACGTCCTTACAAACATCTTGGATGTTTCATCCATGGATCAATCCGTTGTTTGCACTTGTTGCAAAAGCAAGGAACCAGCAGTCGCTAGATGTACTGATTGTTCTCATTTCTTATGCGCTAACTGCAATTCTGCGCATGAGTTCATGAGGTGTTTTGAAAATCATCGCGTTGTGCCATTCGATGCTTTAAGATCATCCAAAGAAAAAGCTGCTGTGCACAAGCCAATTTTCTGTACTCGCCACGCTGGAGAGAGCCTCAAATTTTATTGCTGCGAATGTGAAGTGGGCGCATGCTCAGAATGTTTAACCCACGATCACAAAGTTGGTGAGCATCGTTGTGAGCGTATTGTTGACGCTGAGCCAAATTTACGCGCAGAACTGCGTACTTTTATCGTTGAAGCTAATTCCCGTGCTGTCGCAGCAGGATGCGCGTCGGTTAAAATTGATGACGCTTTAGGTGATTTGCAGCGGCAGAGAGATGACGCtgaaaacataattaatgaggcaTTTCACGCTTACAAATCAGCTTTAGAGAGGCGTCGTGAAAAAGCTCTGGAAGAACTAGAGAGATTGCATAAAGAGAGAGAGCTGAAAGTAATGGACCTCTTCGATCGTGTTGACAAAACTGTACAACGTATAGATTGCGCCTGCAAGTTTGCAGCCAGGCTTCTCAGAAGGGGAGACGGCACTGAAATAGTGATGTTGAAGAAAACTGTAGCTTCTCAATTCACTCGGCTCTTGGAAGGAGCTCCCGAATTCGACGTGGATTTTTCATTGGAATTTGTAacgaaaatggaaaaatttgaTTCGATAACCGAGGAATCTTTCGGGACATTCCGCACTGAAGCAACTAGAGCGGAAGAAATGAAACGAGCCAGTGAATCCTCTGCCATTGTCTCCGTGACTTCGAACTCCCATTCACCTGCTATATCCGTAACAAATGCCCCAGTTTTCGATGATTATCCACTGGGTAACGTCCGTCGCGTAACGGGTGTTTCAGTAGGCAGTTTAGTTGGGGTTCCCGGGGTCGGAGGAGTGCCGACCATTGGTGTTCCAGGGGTCGGTGCAGTAACTGGCGTTGGCGCCGTGCCGAACACCGGCGTCCTTCCCGGAGTCGTCAACGTTAACAGCGTCGGAGCAGTTACTGGTGTGGGGGGAGTTCCTACTATGCCATCGATGGTCGAATATAATTTGCAACAACTGGCAAGCATTGCTGAGAAAGATGTGCCGCCGCCGCCTCATGCATCACCGGCTCCTCCGTTTACTCTCGCTGAATTACTTGCTGGAGATCTCAATTCACCTCAAGCATATAATAACTTGCAAGCGCTCGCGAAGCTCGGTTTGAATGCGG ATGTAAATGGATTTGGCGGAGTTGGAGGTGTCGGTAATATTGGCGGTGTTGGTCCTCGCGGCGTGTCTCCGGGCAGACCACTCCTAACACCCGCAGAAGAGGCCGCACTAGTCGCTCCACCGGCGCCCCTTGTGCGTGCTAACAAGGCTACACCGATGCATATTAGATTCAAGTTTGGTCAACTTGGCGGCGGAAAGGGACAATTCAACTCGCCTCATGGTTTCTGTCTTGGAAACGATGAAGACATCATTGTAGCCGATACAAACAACCATCGCATAACG GTATTCGACAAGTCTGGTAACCACAAATTCAATTTCGGCGTGGCGGGCAAGGAAGAGGGTCAATTGTGGTATCCTCGTAAAGTTGCAGTCGTGCGCGCAACAGGAAAATTCGTCGTTTGCGATCGCGGAAATGAGAGATCGCGCATGCAAATTTTTACCAAGAACGGACACTTCTTGAAGAAAATCGCC GTACGCTTCATCGACATCGTCGCTGGTCTGGCAGTCACCGCTGAAGGACTCATCGTGGCTGTGGACAGTGTCACACCAACTGTGTTTATCTTATCTGAGGAGGGAGATCTCATGAGTTGGTTCGATTGCAGTGAGTGCATGAGAGAGCCGTCAGATATCGCAATCAGTG GCAAGGAATTCTACGTGTGCGACTTCAAAGGGCACTGTGTGGTTGTATTCGACGACGAAGGCCGGTTCCTTCGTCGCATCGGCTGCGAAAATGTGACCAATTTCCCCAACGGCATCGATGTTTCCGATGCCGGAGACGTTCTCATCGGCGACTCGCACGGCAACAAGTTTCACGTGGCCGTGTTCTCGCGCGACGGAGCCCTTGTCACCGAGTTCGAATGCCCCTATGTCAAg gTGTCTCGCTGCTGCGGCTTGAAGATCACGTCGGAAGGGTACATAGTGACCCTTGCTAAGAATAATCACCACGTTCTAGTCCTCAACACCCTTTACATTGTCTGA
- the LOC120623824 gene encoding brain tumor protein-like isoform X1 — MEELNGELFGDGLVSLGDEGSLESTDSGKQEQNCKICDNKLCSPRVLSCLHVFCEACIDKLMVNEAGDSLKFDLAVECPLCKQETKVMPGGGAMSLPSDYVLTNILDVSSMDQSVVCTCCKSKEPAVARCTDCSHFLCANCNSAHEFMRCFENHRVVPFDALRSSKEKAAVHKPIFCTRHAGESLKFYCCECEVGACSECLTHDHKVGEHRCERIVDAEPNLRAELRTFIVEANSRAVAAGCASVKIDDALGDLQRQRDDAENIINEAFHAYKSALERRREKALEELERLHKERELKVMDLFDRVDKTVQRIDCACKFAARLLRRGDGTEIVMLKKTVASQFTRLLEGAPEFDVDFSLEFVTKMEKFDSITEESFGTFRTEATRAEEMKRASESSAIVSVTSNSHSPAISVTNAPVFDDYPLGNVRRVTGVSVGSLVGVPGVGGVPTIGVPGVGAVTGVGAVPNTGVLPGVVNVNSVGAVTGVGGVPTMPSMVEYNLQQLASIAEKDVPPPPHASPAPPFTLAELLAGDLNSPQAYNNLQALAKLGLNADVNGFGGVGGVGNIGGVGPRGVSPGRPLLTPAEEAALVAPPAPLVRANKATPMHIRFKFGQLGGGKGQFNSPHGFCLGNDEDIIVADTNNHRITVFDKSGNHKFNFGVAGKEEGQLWYPRKVAVVRATGKFVVCDRGNERSRMQIFTKNGHFLKKIAVRFIDIVAGLAVTAEGLIVAVDSVTPTVFILSEEGDLMSWFDCSECMREPSDIAISGKEFYVCDFKGHCVVVFDDEGRFLRRIGCENVTNFPNGIDVSDAGDVLIGDSHGNKFHVAVFSRDGALVTEFECPYVKVSRCCGLKITSEGYIVTLAKNNHHVLVLNTLYIV, encoded by the exons ATGGAAGAATTAAACGGCGAGCTTTTTGGGGATGGACTTGTTAGTCTGGGAGATGAGGGGTCTTTGGAGTCTACCGATAGTGGAAAACAAgaacaaaattgtaaaatttgcGA caATAAATTATGCAGTCCCCGTGTATTGTCATGCCTTCATGTATTCTGTGAAGCATGTATTGATAAACTGATGGTTAACGAAGCTGGGGATTCGCTTAAATTTGATTTGGCTGTTGAGTGTCCTCTGTGCAAACAAGAAACTAAGGTG ATGCCTGGAGGAGGAGCAATGTCACTTCCATCAGACTACGTCCTTACAAACATCTTGGATGTTTCATCCATGGATCAATCCGTTGTTTGCACTTGTTGCAAAAGCAAGGAACCAGCAGTCGCTAGATGTACTGATTGTTCTCATTTCTTATGCGCTAACTGCAATTCTGCGCATGAGTTCATGAGGTGTTTTGAAAATCATCGCGTTGTGCCATTCGATGCTTTAAGATCATCCAAAGAAAAAGCTGCTGTGCACAAGCCAATTTTCTGTACTCGCCACGCTGGAGAGAGCCTCAAATTTTATTGCTGCGAATGTGAAGTGGGCGCATGCTCAGAATGTTTAACCCACGATCACAAAGTTGGTGAGCATCGTTGTGAGCGTATTGTTGACGCTGAGCCAAATTTACGCGCAGAACTGCGTACTTTTATCGTTGAAGCTAATTCCCGTGCTGTCGCAGCAGGATGCGCGTCGGTTAAAATTGATGACGCTTTAGGTGATTTGCAGCGGCAGAGAGATGACGCtgaaaacataattaatgaggcaTTTCACGCTTACAAATCAGCTTTAGAGAGGCGTCGTGAAAAAGCTCTGGAAGAACTAGAGAGATTGCATAAAGAGAGAGAGCTGAAAGTAATGGACCTCTTCGATCGTGTTGACAAAACTGTACAACGTATAGATTGCGCCTGCAAGTTTGCAGCCAGGCTTCTCAGAAGGGGAGACGGCACTGAAATAGTGATGTTGAAGAAAACTGTAGCTTCTCAATTCACTCGGCTCTTGGAAGGAGCTCCCGAATTCGACGTGGATTTTTCATTGGAATTTGTAacgaaaatggaaaaatttgaTTCGATAACCGAGGAATCTTTCGGGACATTCCGCACTGAAGCAACTAGAGCGGAAGAAATGAAACGAGCCAGTGAATCCTCTGCCATTGTCTCCGTGACTTCGAACTCCCATTCACCTGCTATATCCGTAACAAATGCCCCAGTTTTCGATGATTATCCACTGGGTAACGTCCGTCGCGTAACGGGTGTTTCAGTAGGCAGTTTAGTTGGGGTTCCCGGGGTCGGAGGAGTGCCGACCATTGGTGTTCCAGGGGTCGGTGCAGTAACTGGCGTTGGCGCCGTGCCGAACACCGGCGTCCTTCCCGGAGTCGTCAACGTTAACAGCGTCGGAGCAGTTACTGGTGTGGGGGGAGTTCCTACTATGCCATCGATGGTCGAATATAATTTGCAACAACTGGCAAGCATTGCTGAGAAAGATGTGCCGCCGCCGCCTCATGCATCACCGGCTCCTCCGTTTACTCTCGCTGAATTACTTGCTGGAGATCTCAATTCACCTCAAGCATATAATAACTTGCAAGCGCTCGCGAAGCTCGGTTTGAATGCGG ATGTAAATGGATTTGGCGGAGTTGGAGGTGTCGGTAATATTGGCGGTGTTGGTCCTCGCGGCGTGTCTCCGGGCAGACCACTCCTAACACCCGCAGAAGAGGCCGCACTAGTCGCTCCACCGGCGCCCCTTGTGCGTGCTAACAAGGCTACACCGATGCATATTAGATTCAAGTTTGGTCAACTTGGCGGCGGAAAGGGACAATTCAACTCGCCTCATGGTTTCTGTCTTGGAAACGATGAAGACATCATTGTAGCCGATACAAACAACCATCGCATAACG GTATTCGACAAGTCTGGTAACCACAAATTCAATTTCGGCGTGGCGGGCAAGGAAGAGGGTCAATTGTGGTATCCTCGTAAAGTTGCAGTCGTGCGCGCAACAGGAAAATTCGTCGTTTGCGATCGCGGAAATGAGAGATCGCGCATGCAAATTTTTACCAAGAACGGACACTTCTTGAAGAAAATCGCC GTACGCTTCATCGACATCGTCGCTGGTCTGGCAGTCACCGCTGAAGGACTCATCGTGGCTGTGGACAGTGTCACACCAACTGTGTTTATCTTATCTGAGGAGGGAGATCTCATGAGTTGGTTCGATTGCAGTGAGTGCATGAGAGAGCCGTCAGATATCGCAATCAGTG GCAAGGAATTCTACGTGTGCGACTTCAAAGGGCACTGTGTGGTTGTATTCGACGACGAAGGCCGGTTCCTTCGTCGCATCGGCTGCGAAAATGTGACCAATTTCCCCAACGGCATCGATGTTTCCGATGCCGGAGACGTTCTCATCGGCGACTCGCACGGCAACAAGTTTCACGTGGCCGTGTTCTCGCGCGACGGAGCCCTTGTCACCGAGTTCGAATGCCCCTATGTCAAg gTGTCTCGCTGCTGCGGCTTGAAGATCACGTCGGAAGGGTACATAGTGACCCTTGCTAAGAATAATCACCACGTTCTAGTCCTCAACACCCTTTACATTGTCTGA